Proteins from a genomic interval of Equus quagga isolate Etosha38 chromosome 13, UCLA_HA_Equagga_1.0, whole genome shotgun sequence:
- the POGZ gene encoding pogo transposable element with ZNF domain isoform X3 has translation MADTDLFMECEEEELEPWQKISDVIEDSVVEDYNSVDKTTTAGNSLVQQGGQPLILTQNPTPALGTMVTQPVLRPVQVMQNANHVTSSPVASQPIFITTQGFPVRNVRPVQNAMNQVGIVLNVQQGQTVRPITLVPAPGTQFVKPTVGVPQVFSQMTPVRPGSTMPVRPTTNTFTTVIPATLTIRSTVPQSQSQQTKSTPSTSTTPTATQPTSLGQLAVQPPGQSNQTPNPKLAPSFPSPPAVSIASFVTVKRPGVTGENSNEVAKLVNTLNTIPSLGQSPGPVVVSNNSSAHGSQRTSGPESSMKVSSSIPVFDLQDGGRKICPRCNAQFRVTEALRGHMCYCCPEMVEYQKKGKSLDSEPSVPSAAKPPSPEKTAPVASTPSSTPIPALSPPTKVPEPNENVGDAVQTKLIMLVDDFYYGRDGGRVAQLTNFPKVATSFRCPHCTKRLKNNIRFMNHMKHHVELDQQNGEVDGHTICQHCYRQFSTPFQLQCHLENVHSPYESTTKCKICEWAFESEPLFLQHMKDTHKPGEMPYVCQVCQYRSSLYSEVDVHFRMIHEDTRHLLCPYCLKVFKNGNAFQQHYMRHQKRNVYHCNKCRLQFLFAKDKIEHKLQHHKTFRKPKQLEGLKPGTKVTIRASRGQPRSVPVSSSDAPPSTLQEAAPLTSSADPLPVFLYPPVQRNIQKRAVRKMSVMGRQTCLECSFEIPDFPNHFPTYVHCSLCRYSTCCSRAYANHMINNHVPRKSPKYLALFKNSVSGIKLACTSCTFVTSVGDAMAKHLVFNPSHRSSSILPRGLTWISHSRHGQTRDRVHDRNLKNMYPPSFPSNKAATVKSAGATPAEPEELPTPLAQALPSPASTATPPPTPTHPQPLALPPLATEGAECLNVDDQDEGSLVTQEPEPASGGGSSSGLGKKEQLSVKKLRVVLFALCCNTEQAAEHFRNPQRRIRRWLRRFQASQGENLEGKYLSLEAEEKLAEWVLTQREQQLPVNEETLFQKATKIGRSLEGGFKISYEWAVRFMLRHHLTPHARRAVAHTLPKDVAENAGLFIEFVQRQIHNQDLPLSMIVAIDEISLFLDTEVLSSDDRKENALQTVGTGEPWCDVVLAILADGTVLPTLVFYRGQMDQPANVPDSILLEAKESGYSDDEIMELWSTRVWQKHTACQRSKGMLVMDCHRTHLSEEVLAMLSASSTLPAVVPAGCSSKIQPLDVCIKRTVKNFLHKKWKEQAREMADTACDSDVLLQLVLVWLAEVLGVIGDCPELVQRSFLVASVLPGPDGNINSPTRNADMQEELIASLEEQLKLSGEQSEEPSASTPRPRSSPEETIEPESLHQLFEGESETESFYGFEEADLDLMEI, from the exons ATGGCGGACACCGACCTGTTTATGGAatgtgaggaggaggagctggagccaTGGCAGAAAATCAGTGATGTCATTGAGGATTCTGTAGTTGAAGATTATAATTCAGTGGATAAAACTACTACAG CTGGCAATTCTTTGGTCCAACAAGGTGGACAGCCGCTCATCCTAACCCAGAATCCAACCCCAGCTCTGGGCACAATGGTTACTCAGCCAGTATTGAGGCCTGTCCAGGTCATGCAGAATGCCAATCATGTGACTAGTTCCCCTGTGGCCTCACAACCAATATTCATCACTACACAG GGATTTCCTGTAAGAAATGTTCGGCCTGTACAAAATGCAATGAATCAGGTTGGGATTGTGCTGAACGTACAGCAAGGCCAAACGGTTAGACCAATTACACTAGTCCCAG CCCCAGGTACCCAGTTTGTTAAGCCAACAGTTGGAGTTCCACAAGTGTTCTCTCAGATGACCCCAGTGAGGCCGGGCTCCACGATGCCTGTGCGGCCCACCACCAACACCTTCACCACCGTCATCCCAGCCACTCTCACCATTCGAAGCACCGTCCCACAGTCCCAGTCCCAGCAGACCAAGTCCACTCCCAGCACTTCCACCACTCCCACCGCCACACAGCCAACCTCACTGGGGCAACTAGCTGTTCAGCCTCCAGGCCAATCCAACCAGACCCCGAATCCCAAACTAG ctccctccttcccctctccaccTGCAGTGAGCATTGCCAGCTTTGTCACTGTGAAGCGACCTGGGGTTACAGGTGAAAATAGCAATGAAGTGGCCAAACTGGTGAATACCCTTAACACCATCCCTTCCCTGGGCCAGAGTCCTGGGCCAGTGGTGGTATCCAACAACAGCTCTGCCCATGGCTCTCAAAGAACCAGCGGACCTGAGTCTTCAATGAAAG TTAGCTCTTCCATCCCAGTGTTTGACCTCCAGGATGGTGGACGGAAAATATGTCCCCGGTGTAATGCTCAATTCCGCGTTACTGAAGCTTTGAGAGGTCACATGTGT TACTGTTGCCCAGAAATGGTTGAATaccagaagaaaggaaagtctctggATTCAGAACCCAGTGTCCCATCAGCAGCAAAGCCCCCATCCCCTGAGAAAACTGCTCCTGTTGCTTCCACGCCCTCTTCTACACCTATTCCTGCTCTGTCACCACCTACCAAAGTACCAGAGCCAAATGAGAATGTGGGTGATGCTGTCCAGACCAAGCTCATTATGCTAGTAGATGACTTCTACTATGGACGGGACGGGGGCAGAGTAGCCCAACTCACAAACTTCCCTAAGGTCGCTACATCTTTCCGATGCCCACATTGTACCAAAAGGCTAAAAAACAACATTCG ATTCATGAACCATATGAAACACCACGTAGAACTTGATCAGCAGAATGGTGAAGTGGATGGTCATACTATCTGCCAACACTGTTATCGCCAGTTTTCCACTCCCTTCCAGCTCCAGTGCCACTTGGAAAATGTTCATAGTCCCTATGAATCGACTA ccAAGTGCAAGATCTGTGAGTGGGCATTTGAGAGTGAGCCACTATTTCTCCAGCATATGAAGGATACGCATAAGCCTGGAGAGATGCCTTATGTTTGCCAG GTGTGTCAGTATCGCTCCTCACTCTACTCTGAGGTAGATGTCCATTTTCGGATGATCCATGAGGATACTCGGCATCTGCTCTGCCCTTACTGCCTGAAGGTCTTCAAAAATGGCAATGCATTCCAGCAGCATTACATGAGGCACCAG AAGAGGAATGTTTATCACTGCAACAAATGCAGGCTGCAGTTTCTCTTTGCCAAGGACAAAATTGAACACAAGCTACAGCACCATAAAACTTTCCGTAAACCCAAGCAGCTGGAAGGTTTGAAACCAGGCACCAAG GTGACAATCCGGGCTTCCCGAGGGCAGCCACGATCTGTTCCTGTATCCTCCAGTGATGCACCTCCCAGCACTTTGCAGGAGGCGGCGCCACTGACTTCCTCAGCAGACCCTCTGCCCGTCTTCCTTTATCCCCCTGTCCAGCGCAACATCCAGAAGAGAGCTGTTAGGAAAAT GAGTGTCATGGGTCGGCAGACGTGTCTGGAGTGCAGCTTTGAGATCCCAGATTTCCCTAATCACTTCCCTACTTACGTTCACTGCTCTCTGTGTCGCTATAGCACCTGCTGCTCTCGAGCTTATGCCAACCACATGATCAA CAATCATGTTCCACGGAAAAGCCCCAAGTATTTGgctttgtttaaaaattctgTGAG TGGAATCAAGCTGGCTTGCACTTCATGTACCTTTGTGACTTCTGTGGGAGATGCCATGGCCAAGCATTTGGTATTCAACCCCTCTCACAGATCCAGCAGCATCCTGCCACGGG GACTCACTTGGATATCTCACTCAAG ACATGGCCAGACTCGTGACCGAGTGCATGACCGGAACTTGAAGAATATgtaccctccttccttcccctctaaTAAGGCTGCCACTGTGAAATCTGCAGGGGCCACCCCAGCTGAGCCTGAAGAGCTACCAACTCCCCTGGCTCAGGCACTCCCATCACCAGCCTCAACTGCAACCCCACCACCAACCCCTACTCACCCCCAGCCTTTAGCCCTACCGCCCTTGGCTACAGAGGGGGCCGAATGTCTGAATGTTGATGACCAGGATGAAGGGAGCCTGGTCACCCAGGAACCTGAACCAGCATCTGGGGGTGGTAGTAGCAGTGGGCTTGGCAAGAAGGAGCAGCTGTCTGTGAAGAAGCTTCGAGTGGTACTGTTTGCCCTATGCTGCAATACAGAACAGGCAGCTGAACACTTCCGAAACCCCCAGCGACGCATCCGGCGTTGGCTTCGGCGCTTCCAGGCCTCCCAGGGGGAGAATCTGGAGGGCAAATACTTGAGCTTAGAGGCAGAAGAGAAACTGGCTGAGTGGGTGCTAACCCAACGAGAGCAACAGCTACCTGTAAATGAGGAGACCTTGTTCCAGAAAGCCACCAAAATAGGACGTTCTTTGGAAGGGGGGTTTAAGATCTCTTATGAGTGGGCTGTGCGTTTCATGCTACGGCACCACCTGACTCCCCATGCCCGACGAGCTGTGGCCCACACCCTACCTAAGGATGTGGCAGAGAATGCAGGACTCTTCATTGAATTTGTACAGCGGCAGATTCACAACCAGGACTTACCCTTGTCTATGATCGTGGCTATTGATGAGATCTCCTTGTTCCTGGATACAGAGGTGCTGAGCAGTGATGACCGGAAGGAGAACGCCCTGCAGACAGTGGGCACAGGGGAACCTTGGTGTGATGTGGTGCTGGCCATTCTGGCAGATGGCACTGTCCTCCCTACCCTTGTTTTCTACCGAGGACAAATGGATCAGCCAGCTAATGTGCCAGACTCTATATTGCTAGAGGCGAAGGAGAGTGGCTACAGTGATGATGAGATCATGGAGCTGTGGTCAACCCGAGTGTGGCAGAAGCACACAGCTTGCCAGCGCAGTAAAGGCATGCTTGTGATGGACTGTCATCGCACTCACTTGTCAGAAGAGGTGCTAGCTATGCTTAGTGCCTCTAGCACTTTGCCTGCAGTGGTCCCAGCAGGCTGTAGCTCCAAAATCCAGCCATTAGATGTATGCATCAAACGAACTGTCAAGAACTTCCTGCACAAAAAGTGGAAGGAACAGGCTCGGGAAATGGCAGATACTGCGTGTGATTCTGATGTCCTGCTTCAACTGGTGCTGGTCTGGCTGGCTGAGGTGTTGGGCGTCATTGGAGACTGTCCAGAGCTAGTTCAGCGGTCCTTCCTTGTGGCTAGTGTTCTGCCTGGCCCTGATGGCAACATTAACTcgcctacaagaaatgctgacaTGCAGGAGGAGCTAATTGCCTCCCTAGAGGAGCAGCTGAAGCTGAGTGGGGAACAGTCTGAGGAGCCCTCAGCTTCCACTCCACGACCCCGGTCGTCTCCTGAAGAGACAATTGAGCCTGAAAGCCTTCACCAGCTCTTTGAGGGTGAAAGTGAGACCGAGTCCTTCTATGGCTTTGAAGAAGCTGACCTAGATCTGATGGAGATTTGA
- the POGZ gene encoding pogo transposable element with ZNF domain isoform X4, with product MADTDLFMECEEEELEPWQKISDVIEDSVVEDYNSVDKTTTAGNSLVQQGGQPLILTQNPTPALGTMVTQPVLRPVQVMQNANHVTSSPVASQPIFITTQGFPVRNVRPVQNAMNQVGIVLNVQQGQTVRPITLVPAPGTQFVKPTVGVPQVFSQMTPVRPGSTMPVRPTTNTFTTVIPATLTIRSTVPQSQSQQTKSTPSTSTTPTATQPTSLGQLAVQPPGQSNQTPNPKLVSIASFVTVKRPGVTGENSNEVAKLVNTLNTIPSLGQSPGPVVVSNNSSAHGSQRTSGPESSMKVSSSIPVFDLQDGGRKICPRCNAQFRVTEALRGHMCYCCPEMVEYQKKGKSLDSEPSVPSAAKPPSPEKTAPVASTPSSTPIPALSPPTKVPEPNENVGDAVQTKLIMLVDDFYYGRDGGRVAQLTNFPKVATSFRCPHCTKRLKNNIRFMNHMKHHVELDQQNGEVDGHTICQHCYRQFSTPFQLQCHLENVHSPYESTTKCKICEWAFESEPLFLQHMKDTHKPGEMPYVCQVCQYRSSLYSEVDVHFRMIHEDTRHLLCPYCLKVFKNGNAFQQHYMRHQKRNVYHCNKCRLQFLFAKDKIEHKLQHHKTFRKPKQLEGLKPGTKVTIRASRGQPRSVPVSSSDAPPSTLQEAAPLTSSADPLPVFLYPPVQRNIQKRAVRKMSVMGRQTCLECSFEIPDFPNHFPTYVHCSLCRYSTCCSRAYANHMINNHVPRKSPKYLALFKNSVSGIKLACTSCTFVTSVGDAMAKHLVFNPSHRSSSILPRGLTWISHSRHGQTRDRVHDRNLKNMYPPSFPSNKAATVKSAGATPAEPEELPTPLAQALPSPASTATPPPTPTHPQPLALPPLATEGAECLNVDDQDEGSLVTQEPEPASGGGSSSGLGKKEQLSVKKLRVVLFALCCNTEQAAEHFRNPQRRIRRWLRRFQASQGENLEGKYLSLEAEEKLAEWVLTQREQQLPVNEETLFQKATKIGRSLEGGFKISYEWAVRFMLRHHLTPHARRAVAHTLPKDVAENAGLFIEFVQRQIHNQDLPLSMIVAIDEISLFLDTEVLSSDDRKENALQTVGTGEPWCDVVLAILADGTVLPTLVFYRGQMDQPANVPDSILLEAKESGYSDDEIMELWSTRVWQKHTACQRSKGMLVMDCHRTHLSEEVLAMLSASSTLPAVVPAGCSSKIQPLDVCIKRTVKNFLHKKWKEQAREMADTACDSDVLLQLVLVWLAEVLGVIGDCPELVQRSFLVASVLPGPDGNINSPTRNADMQEELIASLEEQLKLSGEQSEEPSASTPRPRSSPEETIEPESLHQLFEGESETESFYGFEEADLDLMEI from the exons ATGGCGGACACCGACCTGTTTATGGAatgtgaggaggaggagctggagccaTGGCAGAAAATCAGTGATGTCATTGAGGATTCTGTAGTTGAAGATTATAATTCAGTGGATAAAACTACTACAG CTGGCAATTCTTTGGTCCAACAAGGTGGACAGCCGCTCATCCTAACCCAGAATCCAACCCCAGCTCTGGGCACAATGGTTACTCAGCCAGTATTGAGGCCTGTCCAGGTCATGCAGAATGCCAATCATGTGACTAGTTCCCCTGTGGCCTCACAACCAATATTCATCACTACACAG GGATTTCCTGTAAGAAATGTTCGGCCTGTACAAAATGCAATGAATCAGGTTGGGATTGTGCTGAACGTACAGCAAGGCCAAACGGTTAGACCAATTACACTAGTCCCAG CCCCAGGTACCCAGTTTGTTAAGCCAACAGTTGGAGTTCCACAAGTGTTCTCTCAGATGACCCCAGTGAGGCCGGGCTCCACGATGCCTGTGCGGCCCACCACCAACACCTTCACCACCGTCATCCCAGCCACTCTCACCATTCGAAGCACCGTCCCACAGTCCCAGTCCCAGCAGACCAAGTCCACTCCCAGCACTTCCACCACTCCCACCGCCACACAGCCAACCTCACTGGGGCAACTAGCTGTTCAGCCTCCAGGCCAATCCAACCAGACCCCGAATCCCAAACTAG TGAGCATTGCCAGCTTTGTCACTGTGAAGCGACCTGGGGTTACAGGTGAAAATAGCAATGAAGTGGCCAAACTGGTGAATACCCTTAACACCATCCCTTCCCTGGGCCAGAGTCCTGGGCCAGTGGTGGTATCCAACAACAGCTCTGCCCATGGCTCTCAAAGAACCAGCGGACCTGAGTCTTCAATGAAAG TTAGCTCTTCCATCCCAGTGTTTGACCTCCAGGATGGTGGACGGAAAATATGTCCCCGGTGTAATGCTCAATTCCGCGTTACTGAAGCTTTGAGAGGTCACATGTGT TACTGTTGCCCAGAAATGGTTGAATaccagaagaaaggaaagtctctggATTCAGAACCCAGTGTCCCATCAGCAGCAAAGCCCCCATCCCCTGAGAAAACTGCTCCTGTTGCTTCCACGCCCTCTTCTACACCTATTCCTGCTCTGTCACCACCTACCAAAGTACCAGAGCCAAATGAGAATGTGGGTGATGCTGTCCAGACCAAGCTCATTATGCTAGTAGATGACTTCTACTATGGACGGGACGGGGGCAGAGTAGCCCAACTCACAAACTTCCCTAAGGTCGCTACATCTTTCCGATGCCCACATTGTACCAAAAGGCTAAAAAACAACATTCG ATTCATGAACCATATGAAACACCACGTAGAACTTGATCAGCAGAATGGTGAAGTGGATGGTCATACTATCTGCCAACACTGTTATCGCCAGTTTTCCACTCCCTTCCAGCTCCAGTGCCACTTGGAAAATGTTCATAGTCCCTATGAATCGACTA ccAAGTGCAAGATCTGTGAGTGGGCATTTGAGAGTGAGCCACTATTTCTCCAGCATATGAAGGATACGCATAAGCCTGGAGAGATGCCTTATGTTTGCCAG GTGTGTCAGTATCGCTCCTCACTCTACTCTGAGGTAGATGTCCATTTTCGGATGATCCATGAGGATACTCGGCATCTGCTCTGCCCTTACTGCCTGAAGGTCTTCAAAAATGGCAATGCATTCCAGCAGCATTACATGAGGCACCAG AAGAGGAATGTTTATCACTGCAACAAATGCAGGCTGCAGTTTCTCTTTGCCAAGGACAAAATTGAACACAAGCTACAGCACCATAAAACTTTCCGTAAACCCAAGCAGCTGGAAGGTTTGAAACCAGGCACCAAG GTGACAATCCGGGCTTCCCGAGGGCAGCCACGATCTGTTCCTGTATCCTCCAGTGATGCACCTCCCAGCACTTTGCAGGAGGCGGCGCCACTGACTTCCTCAGCAGACCCTCTGCCCGTCTTCCTTTATCCCCCTGTCCAGCGCAACATCCAGAAGAGAGCTGTTAGGAAAAT GAGTGTCATGGGTCGGCAGACGTGTCTGGAGTGCAGCTTTGAGATCCCAGATTTCCCTAATCACTTCCCTACTTACGTTCACTGCTCTCTGTGTCGCTATAGCACCTGCTGCTCTCGAGCTTATGCCAACCACATGATCAA CAATCATGTTCCACGGAAAAGCCCCAAGTATTTGgctttgtttaaaaattctgTGAG TGGAATCAAGCTGGCTTGCACTTCATGTACCTTTGTGACTTCTGTGGGAGATGCCATGGCCAAGCATTTGGTATTCAACCCCTCTCACAGATCCAGCAGCATCCTGCCACGGG GACTCACTTGGATATCTCACTCAAG ACATGGCCAGACTCGTGACCGAGTGCATGACCGGAACTTGAAGAATATgtaccctccttccttcccctctaaTAAGGCTGCCACTGTGAAATCTGCAGGGGCCACCCCAGCTGAGCCTGAAGAGCTACCAACTCCCCTGGCTCAGGCACTCCCATCACCAGCCTCAACTGCAACCCCACCACCAACCCCTACTCACCCCCAGCCTTTAGCCCTACCGCCCTTGGCTACAGAGGGGGCCGAATGTCTGAATGTTGATGACCAGGATGAAGGGAGCCTGGTCACCCAGGAACCTGAACCAGCATCTGGGGGTGGTAGTAGCAGTGGGCTTGGCAAGAAGGAGCAGCTGTCTGTGAAGAAGCTTCGAGTGGTACTGTTTGCCCTATGCTGCAATACAGAACAGGCAGCTGAACACTTCCGAAACCCCCAGCGACGCATCCGGCGTTGGCTTCGGCGCTTCCAGGCCTCCCAGGGGGAGAATCTGGAGGGCAAATACTTGAGCTTAGAGGCAGAAGAGAAACTGGCTGAGTGGGTGCTAACCCAACGAGAGCAACAGCTACCTGTAAATGAGGAGACCTTGTTCCAGAAAGCCACCAAAATAGGACGTTCTTTGGAAGGGGGGTTTAAGATCTCTTATGAGTGGGCTGTGCGTTTCATGCTACGGCACCACCTGACTCCCCATGCCCGACGAGCTGTGGCCCACACCCTACCTAAGGATGTGGCAGAGAATGCAGGACTCTTCATTGAATTTGTACAGCGGCAGATTCACAACCAGGACTTACCCTTGTCTATGATCGTGGCTATTGATGAGATCTCCTTGTTCCTGGATACAGAGGTGCTGAGCAGTGATGACCGGAAGGAGAACGCCCTGCAGACAGTGGGCACAGGGGAACCTTGGTGTGATGTGGTGCTGGCCATTCTGGCAGATGGCACTGTCCTCCCTACCCTTGTTTTCTACCGAGGACAAATGGATCAGCCAGCTAATGTGCCAGACTCTATATTGCTAGAGGCGAAGGAGAGTGGCTACAGTGATGATGAGATCATGGAGCTGTGGTCAACCCGAGTGTGGCAGAAGCACACAGCTTGCCAGCGCAGTAAAGGCATGCTTGTGATGGACTGTCATCGCACTCACTTGTCAGAAGAGGTGCTAGCTATGCTTAGTGCCTCTAGCACTTTGCCTGCAGTGGTCCCAGCAGGCTGTAGCTCCAAAATCCAGCCATTAGATGTATGCATCAAACGAACTGTCAAGAACTTCCTGCACAAAAAGTGGAAGGAACAGGCTCGGGAAATGGCAGATACTGCGTGTGATTCTGATGTCCTGCTTCAACTGGTGCTGGTCTGGCTGGCTGAGGTGTTGGGCGTCATTGGAGACTGTCCAGAGCTAGTTCAGCGGTCCTTCCTTGTGGCTAGTGTTCTGCCTGGCCCTGATGGCAACATTAACTcgcctacaagaaatgctgacaTGCAGGAGGAGCTAATTGCCTCCCTAGAGGAGCAGCTGAAGCTGAGTGGGGAACAGTCTGAGGAGCCCTCAGCTTCCACTCCACGACCCCGGTCGTCTCCTGAAGAGACAATTGAGCCTGAAAGCCTTCACCAGCTCTTTGAGGGTGAAAGTGAGACCGAGTCCTTCTATGGCTTTGAAGAAGCTGACCTAGATCTGATGGAGATTTGA